ACGTAGAAGGTGGCATTAGCGGGCAAAAAAGCGGCAGGGGACTCCCGCCAGGATTTTGCCCTCACCCCTATCGGGGTCATTCGCTCCCCCTTTAAAGGTACTAAGGAGGCACCCCAGCAGGGGAGAGGGCGAGGCGAGGTAGGTGAAATAGAGGTTTTTGCGGAGTTCGAGGAGGGCTTGAGGGATATCGAGGGATGCACCCACCTTATCCTCATCTTCTGGATGGACAGGGCGAGAAGGGATCTTTTGCTTGCCAGACCGCCCCACGAGGGAAAGGTCCATGGGGTCTTTGCCACCCGCTCACCCCACC
The sequence above is a segment of the Deltaproteobacteria bacterium genome. Coding sequences within it:
- the tsaA gene encoding tRNA (N6-threonylcarbamoyladenosine(37)-N6)-methyltransferase TrmO — translated: MALAGKKAAGDSRQDFALTPIGVIRSPFKGTKEAPQQGRGRGEVGEIEVFAEFEEGLRDIEGCTHLILIFWMDRARRDLLLARPPHEGKVHGVFATRSPH